AGAGAGGTTTTAATATCCTGATGATTTTGTGTGTGGCTCTGCTGGTGGCTTCGTGCGATAAAACGAAGTCGTATACTGAGCATTTGAAGGATGAGAGGAAAGCGATTGATCGGTTGATTGATCATGAGGGATTTAAGATTCTTAAAAACTATCCGTCAGATGGTGTTTTTAAGGAAAATGAATTTGTGAAGTTGGACAATGATGTGTATCTGAACGTGATAGATTCCGGTAATGGGAATAGGGCGGTATTGGGACAAACAAAGGTCTTTTGCCGGTTTGAAGCGTATGGAATACTGGATTCGGATACAGCTTATTTAATGGCTAATAACCT
This is a stretch of genomic DNA from Parabacteroides chongii. It encodes these proteins:
- a CDS encoding DUF4827 domain-containing protein produces the protein MKRGFNILMILCVALLVASCDKTKSYTEHLKDERKAIDRLIDHEGFKILKNYPSDGVFKENEFVKLDNDVYLNVIDSGNGNRAVLGQTKVFCRFEAYGILDSDTAYLMANNLTYGPSYVYGYPTEFVFGYNVYSGEYVNYFPDQFVGEGLATPLYHVGEGAVVRLIVPFKRMGNTFQSQYFPVYFKKVRYTFEK